One genomic segment of Schistosoma haematobium chromosome 6, whole genome shotgun sequence includes these proteins:
- the ACT1_2 gene encoding actin (EggNog:ENOG411DQIC~COG:Z), with protein MVLKFGPDNPPIVIDNGTGLLKVGYSGEMEPRAVVPMILGRPKHMKVIADRNSDECFVGDIAGGKRGALTLSYPMMNGIVQNWDDLETIWQHVFTNELRVLPENHPMLLTETPLNPKVNREKMAEIMFEQFHAPAVYISIQAILSLYASGRTTGLVLDCGEGATHLVPVFDAYVIPTAIHRRNLAGREVTNYLKHLLTERGYKLITTCEHEIARDVKENLCYVAMDYGKELQFSQGDKKMYEMTYRLPDGQLLNIGSERFRAPELMFDPKLAGYEMNGIHTATNETILACGMDVRKSFWSNIILTGGGTMFRGFPERLRKELHRLAPKGATVKVMASPERKYSVWIGGAVLASLSTFNEMWVTREEYNEFGLEIVHQKCV; from the coding sequence ATGGTACTTAAGTTCGGTCCAGATAATCCTCCAATTGTTATTGACAACGGAACAGGATTGTTGAAAGTTGGCTATTCTGGTGAAATGGAACCACGAGCAGTCGTTCCCATGATCCTCGGTCGACCCAAACATATGAAAGTTATTGCTGACAGAAATTCTGACGAATGCTTCGTCGGTGATATAGCCGGTGGTAAAAGAGGTGCATTAACTTTATCTTATCCAATGATGAATGGTATTGTACAAAATTGGGATGATCTAGAAACTATCTGGCAACATGTCTTTACCAATGAACTACGTGTTCTTCCTGAGAATCATCCTATGCTTTTGACTGAAACACCATTGAATCCTAAAGTAAATCGTGAGAAAATGGCGGAAATTATGTTTGAACAATTTCACGCACCAGCAGTTTATATCTCAATTCAAGCTATTCTCTCACTTTATGCTTCAGGTCGTACAACTGGTTTAGTATTGGACTGTGGAGAAGGCGCTACACACTTGGTTCCTGTATTTGATGCGTATGTTATTCCGACGGCTATTCACCGAAGAAATTTAGCAGGACGTGAAGTAACCAACTATCTTAAACATTTACTCACTGAAAGAGGTTACAAACTGATTACAACATGTGAACATGAAATTGCTCGTGATGTAAAAGAAAATCTTTGTTATGTTGCCATGGATTACGGCAAAGAACTACAATTTAGCCAAGGAGATAAAAAGATGTACGAAATGACGTATCGTCTACCTGATGGTCAGCTGTTAAATATTGGTAGTGAAAGGTTCCGTGCACCTGAATTGATGTTCGATCCCAAGTTAGCTGGTTACGAAATGAATGGAATTCACACTGCCACAAATGAAACTATACTGGCTTGTGGAATGGATGTCAGAAAGAGTTTTTggtcaaatattattcttactgGTGGAGGTACAATGTTTCGTGGTTTCCCGGAACGACTACGTAAAGAATTGCATCGTCTAGCCCCAAAAGGTGCTACAGTAAAGGTGATGGCATCTCCTGAACGAAAATACTCAGTATGGATTGGTGGTGCTGTTTTAGCCTCTTTAAGTACTTTCAATGAAATGTGGGTAACGAGAGAAGAATATAACGAATTTGGTTTAGAAATTGTACATCAGAAATGCGTTTAA
- a CDS encoding hypothetical protein (EggNog:ENOG41KOG0161~COG:Z), producing the protein MKDTVNIEDSLISLNIHMDSNLFSNIYRLAYDKSGIIQIIQRVQTDYQDLNKADNKNLPSLANIQQHLLKLSSVFITLDTLRRFSDEIPLEQLQTPVILADSKGLKHTPIISGNENADMDCERKGRKLVDKCCFEQFCGPSPSTSTCTPVPEEKKKVRKYIIRLPKEEWKSHKTPWTIEESIALWHGVMYAPGSKSWSQIWHQSFRHSNRSQVNLKDRWRVIDNSETIKNVIRQAYISWTSQFTNGKGSPVRYNNLPMPVIVRTCQST; encoded by the exons ATGAAAGACACTGTTAATATTGAGGACTCATTAATCTCATTGAATATTCATATGGATTCAAACTTGTTCAGTAACATTTACAGACTGGCGTATGATAAGAGCGGTATTATACAGATCATTCAACGGGTGCAAACAGATTACCAG GATCTAAATAAAGCAGATAATAAAAACTTACCCAGTCTTGCCAACATTCAACAACATTTACTTAAATTGTCATCAGTTTTTATTACTTTGGATACTTTGAGGCGATTCAGTGACGAAATACCACTTGAACAACTCCAAACACCAG TAATTTTAGCCGATAGTAAGGGATTGAAACATACGCCCATAATTAGTGGTAATGAAAACGCTGATATGGATTGTGAACGAAAAGGAAGAAAATTAGTTGACAAATGTTGCTTTGAACAATTTTGTGGGCCATCACCCTCAACATCAACGTGTACACCTGTCCCTGAAG aaaaaaagaaagttaGGAAGTATATAATCCGTCTTCCGAAAGAGGAGTGGAAATCACACAAAACACCTTGGACAATTGAAGAATCTATAGCATTATGGCATGGAGTAATGTATGCTCCTGGTTCGAAAAGTTGGTCTCAAATCTGGCATCAATCCTTCCGACATAGTAATCGTAGTCAAGTAAATTTAAAAGACCGGTGGCGTGTAATAGATAATAGTGAAACTATTAAAAATGTAATTCGACAGGCGTATATTAGTTGGACATCACAGTTTACAAATGGAAAAGGCAGTCCAGTCAGATATAATAATTTACCAATGCCAGTTATTGTACGTACCTGTCAATCAACTTAA
- a CDS encoding hypothetical protein (EggNog:ENOG41KOG0161~COG:Z), whose product MDCERKGRKLVDKCCFEQFCGPSPSTSTCTPVPEEKKKVRKYIIRLPKEEWKSHKTPWTIEESIALWHGVMYAPGSKSWSQIWHQSFRHSNRSQVNLKDRWRVIDNSETIKNVIRQAYISWTSQFTNGKGSPVRYNNLPMPVIVRTCQST is encoded by the exons ATGGATTGTGAACGAAAAGGAAGAAAATTAGTTGACAAATGTTGCTTTGAACAATTTTGTGGGCCATCACCCTCAACATCAACGTGTACACCTGTCCCTGAAG aaaaaaagaaagttaGGAAGTATATAATCCGTCTTCCGAAAGAGGAGTGGAAATCACACAAAACACCTTGGACAATTGAAGAATCTATAGCATTATGGCATGGAGTAATGTATGCTCCTGGTTCGAAAAGTTGGTCTCAAATCTGGCATCAATCCTTCCGACATAGTAATCGTAGTCAAGTAAATTTAAAAGACCGGTGGCGTGTAATAGATAATAGTGAAACTATTAAAAATGTAATTCGACAGGCGTATATTAGTTGGACATCACAGTTTACAAATGGAAAAGGCAGTCCAGTCAGATATAATAATTTACCAATGCCAGTTATTGTACGTACCTGTCAATCAACTTAA